GTATCATACCTGGCCCATACAACAAAAGGCGATGAGCTGATTGTAAACAACCCTTCAGATCTTCCCGATCCTTCGAAAATTGATTATGTAGAGGAACCTTATATTAAGGCAACCATCATCACCAAATCAGAATTTGTTGGCCCGGTAATGTCGCTTTGTATCCAGAAACGTGGTACCATCACCAATCAATCCTACTTAACATCCGAGCGCGTTGAGTTGATTTTTGAGATGCCGATGGGTGAGATTGTATTTGATTTTTACGATAAGCTGAAAACGATTTCGAAAGGTTATGCCTCATTTGATTATCACCAGATTGGCTACCGCCAGTCGGACCTGGTAAAACTGGATATCCGCCTGAACAGCGAGCCGGTGGATGCCCTGTCATCACTAATCTACCGCGGTAACTCGTACGATTTTGGTAAAAAGATCTGCGAGAAACTGAAAGAGCTTTTGCCACGCCAGCAATTCGAGATCATTATCCAGGCTTCTATCGGAGCCAAGATCATCGCTCGTGAAACAGTGAAAGCATTACGTAAAGACGTAACCGCCAAATGTTACGGTGGTGACATCTCGCGTAAGCGTAAATTATTGGAGAAACAGAAACAAGGTAAAAAACGCATGCGCCAGGTGGGTAACGTAGAGATCCCGCAATCGGCGTTTATGGCGGTTTTGAAATTAGATTAATTTAGATGCGAGATTTGAGACGAGAGATTTGAGATTAAACAATTTCATTTTTCTCATATCTCACATCTCACGTCTCATATCCAGATAATATGCAGCTTTTAGACGGAAAATACGTATCAGAAAAACTTAAGGTTGAAATAGCTGAAGAAGCAGCTAAAATATTGGAGAAAACCGGCAGGAAACCGCACCTTGTAGCGGTGTTGGTTGGTCATGATGGGGGCAGCGAAACCTACGTAGCCAGCAAAATGAAAAACTGCGAAAAGGTTGGCTTTAAATCATCATTGGTGCGTTATGAAGATGATGTAACTGAAGATGAATTATTGAAGAAAGTTGAAGAATTGAACGCCGATCCTGATATCGACGGCATCATTGTTCAGCTTCCGTTGCCAAAACATATCGACCCTGAAAAAGTAACCGAGCGTATTGACCACCGTAAGGATGTGGATGGCTTTCACCCGGTTAACCTTGGCCGCATGCAGCGCAACCTGCCATCGTTTATCCCGGCTACACCTTATGGTATCACTTTAATGCTTAAGGAATACGGCATTGAAACAGCCGGTAAACATTGTGTAGTTGTTGGCCGCAGCAATATTGTGGGCTCGCCAATGAGTATTTTAATGGCGCGCAACACCACTCCGGGCAACTGCACGGTAACCATTTGCCACAGCCGTACGCCCGATATCAAGAAATTTACGCTGGATGCCGACATACTGATTGTAGCCATCGGCAAAAAGAATTTTATCACTGCCGATATGGTAAAAGAAGGCGTAGTGGTAGTTGACGTGGGTATGAACCGCGAAACCTCAGAACTTACCAAATCGGGCTTTAAGCTTTACGGTGATGTTGATTTTGAGAACGTGGCACCAAAATCATCATGGATCACCCCGGTACCGGGAGGCGTAGGTTTGATGACCATTGTTGGTTTGTTGAAGAATACTTTGGCTTCGGCTAATAAAGAGGTTTATAAATAAACATTATCGTCATTGCGAGGTACGAAGCAATCCCCGATTAGCAGATTCGCCCTGTATAGTTCGGGATTGCTTCGTGCCTCGCAATGACGTTATTATAGAGTGCGTCTCACTTAAACCCTCCCCTCATCTTATCCCAAAACGAGGCAACTCCAACAAATACGCCTTCCTCCCTCACATCAACCGGATAAGTTTCGATAAAATCATTTTGGCCTTCGCCGCCTTTGCCTGTTTCCAAATCGTAAGTGTAACGATGATATGGGCATACTATCATTTTGCGTACGCATAAGCCCTCGCTCATATCAGCACCGGCATGCGGGCATTTGGCTGATGTGGCGTAAAGTTTTTCTTCAAAACCAACCAGGCAGATACTTTTGCCACCTGCTTTTACTTTCTTTATAAAGGGCTGATCTGCTGCGGGCACATCTTCAATCTTATACCATTTCATAAAACAGTACAGATCAAAAATCTATTTTCAGATTCATTACATTGGGGTTGCGGATCACCTCGTCCATGCTGGTAACGAGGGTAACCTCCCTCCTGTCGGCCGAGAGTACGGCCTTTGAGTTATCGATTTTTTTTACCGGGTGGGCAAACCTGAGGATCACCTTGTAGGGCATATCAATCAGCATAGCTTTGGCCATCATAAAAGTTGCCTTTGTTTTTTTCAGGAAGGCGTTGAACTTGGCTTTGTCAATAATGCGATAAAATTTATGCGGCGTAATATCGTACGAGTAATAGTCCTGCCCGGCCACCATTTGCCGCGCATCAATGGCCTTATTTGCCTTATCATTGGATGTAACTGCGTTGATTTGGCTGCTGAGGGCAATTTTGGATACATTTTGCAGATAGTACTGCAAGTCGTTAGCGTCTTTGGCCGTATGATTTAAGGTAACCTTCATCACACTCCTTTTCAAATTCATGTTAACCGAAAGCTCGCTGGTTTTTGCCAGTTCAATTTCTCCCGGACTTAATTTCTGCTGTGAACTATCGGGGATAGCACTGTAAAAATTAAGCGTTGTATCCTTAACCAAACTAAACTGCGGCGTTTCCTTTACCGAATCGGCCATGAGGTTAACCAATACCGATACAGCCCGGCTCATATCAAAACCATAGGTTACTTTACAGCTGCCATCGTCCTGAAAATCATACCGCTCTTCAATATCCACGCACGAACTACAGCATAACATTACCAATAAAACAAAAGGAAGGTAAATTTTTTTCATACGCGCGTCGGTTTTAAGCGGTGAATAGATGATTATTTCATTTTTACGAAATACGGTTTAATTGGTTCGTTTAAAACTACGTAATTAAATGATTAACGGCAAAGTTAAAAAGCTAAAAGCAGGAGGCCGAAAGCCGAAAGCCAAATCAACACCGTGTCATTATCATTTTACCACTTTGATGCTTTTAGCAATCGGCTTTAAGCTTTCAGCCTGATAGCTAAATCAACGCAATGTCATTATCTCATCCTGCTGTAATGCTTTTAGCCTTAAGCTTTAGGCTTTCAGCTTATTTAACTACCTTTGCACCCTCAAATTACTATGGCACACCAAATACCAGACGACGGCTCCCTGCTTCCTTTAATGGAAGAGTTTTACACCATACAGGGCGAGGGATATAATACCGGCAAAGCGGCCTATTTTATCCGCCTCGGCGGTTGCGATGTGGGTTGCCACTGGTGCGATGTTAAGGAGAGCTGGGATGCCGAGTTGCATGCGCTTACTGCGGCGGATACCATTGTAGCTAATGCAGCCCTGCATCCGGCAAAAGCGGTGGTGGTTACGGGCGGAGAACCACTTATTTACAATTTAGATTACCTTACCCACCAACTTCACGAAAAAGGTATTAAAACCTTTATCGAAACTTCGGGTGCCTATCCCCTTTCGGGCGATTGGGACTGGATTTGCCTCTCGCCAAAAAAATTCAAGGCGCCCACCCCGCATGTGGCCGAATGCGCACACGAGCTGAAGGTGATCGTTTTCAATAAATCGGATTTTGAATGGGCCGAGTATCACGCTAAAATGGTATCGCCCGATTGCAAGCTGTACCTGCAACCCGAGTGGTCAAAATCAAAAGAAATGACCCCACTTATTGTTGACTATGTGAAAGAAAACCCGCAGTGGGAAATTTCTTTACAAACACACAAATACCTCAATATTCCATAATATTTGTAACTTACGGTGTTATTAATTTACCGTAAAACAAATGAGGGTTGCTTTAGCTTTCCTGTTGTCGTTCCTGCTGTCTGTTAGTGTATGGGCACAACAAAAGCTATACTCTACCACCAACAAAGAGGCGCTCAATTTCATCTCGCTGGCTAATCAAAACATTGATGACCATTTGTACGATGAAGCCATCGAAAATATCCAGAAAGCCCTTAAAGAAGATCAGAAATTTATAGATGCCCGCGCCATACTTGGCGACCTGTACCGGATGAAACGCCTGTACAAGGAAGCTATTGAACAATACGGAAAGGTTATTGCACAAAACCCCGAATTTAACCGCGCTGTTTATTTAAAGCTTGGCGAAATAGAAATAAACGAAGCGCTTTATCCCCAATCTAAACTACATCTCGAAAAATATCTCACCTACACCGGTCTCCCTATTGAAAGCGGCACTTATGCGCAAAAACTTTTAGCCGATGCTAAATTCAGCATACAGGCAATGCAACACCCGGTGCCTTTTAAACCCGTTAATATGGGTGCCGAAATAAACACCGCTAACGACGAGTACCTGCCGGTAGCAACAGCAGACGAGCGGATGCTGATATTTACCCGTAAAATAAACAACAACGAAGATTTTTATAAAAGCGATAAAACAGACGGCAAGTGGGATACCGCTACTTACCTGAGCAGCCAGATCAATACCGAAAAATATAACGAAGGTGCACAGTCGATATCGCAGGATGGCAAGTACCTGTTTTTTACCGGTTGTAACCGCCCAGATGGTTTAGGTCGCTGCGATATTTTTATTGTACAGAAAAAAGGCGATGATTGGGCAAAGCCTTTTAACATTGGCGGCCCCGTAAATACCCCCGGATGGGAATCGCAGCCATCAATAAACTACGACGGGCGTACGCTTTATTTTGTAAGTAACCGCAAGGGTGGCTATGGCGGTTATGACATCTGGAAAAGTACGCTGAGCGATAAAGGCTGGAGCGAACCCGAAAATCTGGGCCCAAACATTAACACCGCGTACAATGAGCAATCGCCTTTTATACATCCCGACGACAGCACTTTGTATTTTAGCAGTAACGGCTGGCCGGGAATGGGCAATAAAGATTTATTTGTAAGCCGCATGGGCAAGGATGGCAAATGGCAAAAACCCGAAAACCTGGGCTACCCCATTAACAGCAACGGCGATGAGGGCGGCCTGTCGTTAACGGCCACCGGCGATTATGCCTTTTTCTCATCTAATAACCTGAATGGTTTCGGCGGTTATGATATCTATAAATTTGAGTTACCGGTTAACGTGCGGCCACGCAGAGTCACCTATGTTAAGGGATTGGTAAAGGACATCAAAACCAAACAACCGCTGGAAGCTGCTGTAGAGATTATCGATCTGCAAAGCAATACCCCTGTTTACCAGGATTACAGCGGCGAAGAACTTGGCGATTTCCTGGCTACGCTAACGTCGGGCAAAAACTATGGCCTTAATATTTCAAAAAGCGGCTACCTGTTTTATTCGGAAAACTTTTCGCTGCGAAACTACAAGGCTAACAAACCATTTGATATCGCTGTATTTCTTTCGCCTATTGAGGTTGGTAATAAGGTAATTTTGAAAAACATCTTTTTTGATACCAATAAATTTGATCTGGAAGCCGAATCAAAAGCCGAGCTGTTAAAGTTGATTGACTTTTTAGAGATGAACAAAACTGTGCGGGTTGAGATTTCGGGCCATACCGATAATGTTGGGCAACACCAAAACAACCAGGTACTATCCGAAAACAGGGCAAAATCGGTCTATCAATATTTGGTGGCACATGGCATTGCGGCATCGCGCCTGGTTTATAAAGGATACGGAGAAACGCAACCCATTGCACCAAACACAACCGATGACGACCGGGCTCGAAACAGGCGTACCGAATTTATGATTATAGCTAAGTAAGCGGAAAGCTTAAGGCAGAAAGCTAAAAGCACTATAAACTAAATCAATATAAACTCTAAATTCATGATAAAAGCTTTATGCCTTTGGCCCTAAGCTTTCAGCTCATTACCTAAAAATGAAAAAATCGATAACGTTACTTTGTACTGGCTTA
The sequence above is a segment of the Mucilaginibacter celer genome. Coding sequences within it:
- a CDS encoding bifunctional 5,10-methylenetetrahydrofolate dehydrogenase/5,10-methenyltetrahydrofolate cyclohydrolase, whose product is MQLLDGKYVSEKLKVEIAEEAAKILEKTGRKPHLVAVLVGHDGGSETYVASKMKNCEKVGFKSSLVRYEDDVTEDELLKKVEELNADPDIDGIIVQLPLPKHIDPEKVTERIDHRKDVDGFHPVNLGRMQRNLPSFIPATPYGITLMLKEYGIETAGKHCVVVGRSNIVGSPMSILMARNTTPGNCTVTICHSRTPDIKKFTLDADILIVAIGKKNFITADMVKEGVVVVDVGMNRETSELTKSGFKLYGDVDFENVAPKSSWITPVPGGVGLMTIVGLLKNTLASANKEVYK
- a CDS encoding Rieske (2Fe-2S) protein, with amino-acid sequence MKWYKIEDVPAADQPFIKKVKAGGKSICLVGFEEKLYATSAKCPHAGADMSEGLCVRKMIVCPYHRYTYDLETGKGGEGQNDFIETYPVDVREEGVFVGVASFWDKMRGGFK
- a CDS encoding 7-carboxy-7-deazaguanine synthase QueE; its protein translation is MAHQIPDDGSLLPLMEEFYTIQGEGYNTGKAAYFIRLGGCDVGCHWCDVKESWDAELHALTAADTIVANAALHPAKAVVVTGGEPLIYNLDYLTHQLHEKGIKTFIETSGAYPLSGDWDWICLSPKKFKAPTPHVAECAHELKVIVFNKSDFEWAEYHAKMVSPDCKLYLQPEWSKSKEMTPLIVDYVKENPQWEISLQTHKYLNIP
- a CDS encoding OmpA family protein, with translation MRVALAFLLSFLLSVSVWAQQKLYSTTNKEALNFISLANQNIDDHLYDEAIENIQKALKEDQKFIDARAILGDLYRMKRLYKEAIEQYGKVIAQNPEFNRAVYLKLGEIEINEALYPQSKLHLEKYLTYTGLPIESGTYAQKLLADAKFSIQAMQHPVPFKPVNMGAEINTANDEYLPVATADERMLIFTRKINNNEDFYKSDKTDGKWDTATYLSSQINTEKYNEGAQSISQDGKYLFFTGCNRPDGLGRCDIFIVQKKGDDWAKPFNIGGPVNTPGWESQPSINYDGRTLYFVSNRKGGYGGYDIWKSTLSDKGWSEPENLGPNINTAYNEQSPFIHPDDSTLYFSSNGWPGMGNKDLFVSRMGKDGKWQKPENLGYPINSNGDEGGLSLTATGDYAFFSSNNLNGFGGYDIYKFELPVNVRPRRVTYVKGLVKDIKTKQPLEAAVEIIDLQSNTPVYQDYSGEELGDFLATLTSGKNYGLNISKSGYLFYSENFSLRNYKANKPFDIAVFLSPIEVGNKVILKNIFFDTNKFDLEAESKAELLKLIDFLEMNKTVRVEISGHTDNVGQHQNNQVLSENRAKSVYQYLVAHGIAASRLVYKGYGETQPIAPNTTDDDRARNRRTEFMIIAK